The following are from one region of the Streptomyces decoyicus genome:
- the glmS gene encoding glutamine--fructose-6-phosphate transaminase (isomerizing) encodes MCGIVGYIGKRDVAPLLLEGLQRLEYRGYDSAGIAIHAKGTGKAAGGLKTAKAKGRVRELESRVPKRFAGTTGIAHTRWATHGAPTDENAHPHLDTEGKVAVVHNGIIDNASDLRARLTAEGITFASETDTEVLAHLIGRSTAEKLEERVREALRHIEGTYGIAVLHADFPDRIVVARNGSPVVLGIGEHEMFVSSDVAALVSHTRQVVTLDDGEMATLKADDYRTYTTEGSRTTSAPETVEYAAESYDLGGHDTYMHKEISEQADAVDRALRGRIDDRFSTVHLGGLNLDAREARGVRRVKILGCGTSYHAGQIGAQMIEELARIPSDAEPASEFRYRNPVVDPDTLYVAVSQSGETYDVLAAVQELKRKGARVLGLVNVVGSAIARETDGGIYVHAGPEVCVVSTKCFTNMVVSFALLALHLGRIRDLSVADGKRIIEGLRKLPAQIDEILETEADIKKMAELYADAKSMMFIGRVRGYPVAREASLKLKEVSYIHAEAYPASELKHGPLALIEPAMPTVAIVPDDDLLEKNRAALEEIKARSGRILAVAHQEQEKADHTIVVPKNEPELDPILMGIPLQLLAYHTALALGRDIDKPRNLAKSVTVE; translated from the coding sequence ATGTGCGGGATCGTCGGCTATATCGGCAAACGTGATGTTGCTCCGCTGCTCCTGGAGGGCCTCCAGCGCCTGGAGTACCGCGGCTACGACTCGGCGGGCATCGCCATCCACGCCAAGGGCACCGGCAAGGCCGCAGGCGGCCTGAAGACGGCCAAGGCCAAGGGCCGGGTCCGTGAGCTGGAGTCGCGGGTGCCGAAGCGCTTCGCGGGCACCACGGGCATCGCGCACACCCGCTGGGCCACCCACGGCGCGCCCACCGACGAGAACGCCCACCCGCACCTCGACACCGAGGGCAAGGTCGCGGTCGTCCACAACGGCATCATCGACAACGCCTCCGACCTGCGCGCCCGGCTGACCGCCGAGGGCATCACCTTCGCCTCCGAGACCGACACCGAGGTCCTGGCCCACCTGATCGGCCGTTCCACGGCCGAGAAGCTGGAGGAGCGGGTCCGCGAGGCACTGCGGCACATCGAGGGCACCTACGGCATCGCCGTGCTGCACGCCGACTTCCCCGACCGGATCGTCGTCGCCCGCAACGGCTCCCCGGTCGTGCTCGGCATCGGCGAGCACGAGATGTTCGTCTCCTCGGACGTCGCCGCCCTGGTCTCGCACACCCGCCAGGTCGTCACCCTCGACGACGGCGAGATGGCCACCCTCAAGGCCGACGACTACCGCACGTACACCACCGAGGGCTCGCGGACCACGTCCGCTCCGGAGACCGTCGAGTACGCGGCCGAGTCGTACGACCTGGGCGGCCACGACACCTACATGCACAAGGAGATCTCCGAGCAGGCCGACGCGGTGGACCGCGCGCTGCGCGGGCGGATCGACGACCGCTTCTCCACCGTGCACCTCGGCGGTCTGAACCTCGACGCCCGCGAGGCGCGCGGGGTCCGCCGGGTGAAGATCCTGGGCTGCGGCACCTCGTACCACGCGGGCCAGATCGGCGCGCAGATGATCGAGGAGCTGGCCCGTATCCCCTCGGACGCCGAGCCGGCCTCCGAGTTCCGCTACCGCAACCCGGTCGTGGACCCCGACACGCTCTACGTGGCGGTCTCCCAGTCCGGCGAGACCTACGACGTGCTGGCGGCCGTCCAGGAGCTCAAGCGCAAGGGCGCCCGGGTGCTGGGCCTGGTGAACGTGGTCGGCTCGGCGATCGCCCGGGAGACCGACGGCGGCATCTACGTGCACGCGGGCCCCGAGGTCTGCGTGGTCTCCACCAAGTGCTTCACCAACATGGTGGTCTCCTTCGCGCTGCTCGCCCTGCACCTCGGCCGGATCCGTGACCTGTCCGTCGCGGACGGCAAGCGGATCATCGAGGGCCTGCGCAAGCTGCCCGCCCAGATCGACGAGATCCTCGAAACCGAGGCGGACATCAAGAAGATGGCCGAGCTGTACGCGGACGCCAAGTCGATGATGTTCATCGGCCGGGTGCGCGGCTACCCCGTGGCGCGCGAGGCCTCCCTGAAGCTCAAGGAGGTCTCCTACATCCACGCCGAGGCCTACCCGGCCTCGGAGCTCAAGCACGGCCCGCTGGCCCTCATCGAGCCCGCCATGCCGACCGTCGCGATCGTCCCCGACGACGACCTGCTGGAGAAGAACCGCGCCGCGCTGGAGGAGATCAAGGCCCGCAGCGGCCGCATCCTGGCCGTCGCGCACCAGGAGCAGGAGAAGGCCGACCACACCATCGTCGTCCCGAAGAACGAGCCCGAGCTGGACCCGATCCTCATGGGCATCCCGCTGCAACTGCTCGCCTACCACACGGCGTTGGCCCTCGGCCGGGACATCGACAAGCCCCGCAACCTCGCCAAGTCCGTGACGGTGGAGTAG
- a CDS encoding acetyl-CoA carboxylase biotin carboxylase subunit, with amino-acid sequence MATNFDTVLIANRGEIAVRVIRTLRALGIRSVAVFSDADADARHVREADTAVRIGPAPAAESYLSVERLLDAAARTGAQAVHPGYGFLAENAAFARACADAGLVFIGPSAEAIELMGDKIRAKETVREAGVPVVPGSSGSGLDDGQLAAAAREIGMPVLLKPSAGGGGKGMRLVRDEALLADEIAAARREARSSFGDDTLLVERWIDRPRHIEIQVLADGHGNVIHLGERECSLQRRHQKVIEEAPSVLLDEATRAAMGEAAVQAARSCGYRGAGTVEFIVPGKDPASYFFMEMNTRLQVEHPVTELITGLDLVEWQLRVAAGEHLPFAQEDITLTGHAIEARICAEDPARDFLPTGGTVLALHEVQGDGLRTDSGLSQGVEVGSRYDPMLSKVIAHGPDRASALRRLRAALAETVTLGVTTNAGFLRRLLAHPDVVSGELDTGLVEREAAGLVDGGVPDEVYAAAAAVRQDALEPAVAEDGWRDPFAAPNGFRLGGEPSPVRHWLRVPGHDPVAHDVRPGAQTAGQVAADRVRVTVDGVLHTFRHSGDWLGRDGDSWQVTTYDPVAAALRGAAGAHGADTLAAPMPGTVTVVKVAVGDEVAAGQGLLVVEAMKMEHVISAPHAGTVTELDVTAGTTVAMDQILAVIAPHETPEEAAASATAPADEQGSAS; translated from the coding sequence ATGGCCACCAATTTCGACACCGTGCTCATCGCCAACCGCGGCGAGATCGCGGTCCGTGTCATCCGTACGCTGCGCGCCCTCGGCATCCGCTCGGTCGCCGTCTTCAGCGACGCGGACGCCGACGCCCGGCACGTGAGGGAGGCCGACACCGCCGTACGGATCGGTCCGGCCCCGGCCGCCGAGAGCTATCTGTCCGTGGAACGGCTGCTGGACGCGGCCGCCCGGACCGGCGCCCAGGCAGTCCATCCGGGCTACGGCTTCCTCGCCGAGAACGCCGCCTTCGCCCGCGCCTGCGCGGACGCCGGGCTGGTCTTCATCGGCCCGTCCGCCGAGGCCATCGAGCTGATGGGCGACAAGATCCGGGCCAAGGAGACGGTGCGCGAGGCCGGCGTCCCGGTCGTCCCCGGCTCCTCGGGCAGCGGGCTGGACGACGGCCAACTGGCCGCCGCGGCCCGGGAGATCGGCATGCCGGTGCTGCTCAAGCCGTCCGCGGGCGGCGGCGGCAAGGGTATGCGGCTGGTCCGCGACGAGGCGCTGCTGGCCGACGAGATCGCCGCCGCCCGCCGCGAGGCCCGCTCCTCCTTCGGCGACGACACCCTGCTCGTCGAGCGCTGGATCGACCGGCCCCGGCACATCGAGATCCAGGTCCTGGCCGACGGCCACGGCAACGTCATCCACCTCGGCGAGCGCGAGTGCTCCCTCCAGCGCCGCCACCAGAAGGTCATCGAGGAGGCCCCCTCGGTCCTGCTGGACGAGGCGACCCGCGCCGCGATGGGCGAGGCGGCCGTGCAGGCGGCCCGTTCCTGCGGCTACCGCGGCGCCGGCACCGTCGAGTTCATCGTCCCGGGCAAGGACCCCGCCTCGTACTTCTTCATGGAGATGAACACCCGCCTCCAGGTCGAGCACCCGGTCACCGAGCTCATCACCGGTCTCGACCTGGTGGAGTGGCAGCTGCGGGTCGCGGCCGGCGAGCATCTCCCCTTCGCCCAGGAGGACATCACCCTCACCGGGCACGCCATCGAGGCGCGGATCTGCGCCGAGGACCCGGCCCGCGACTTCCTGCCGACCGGCGGCACGGTGCTCGCGCTCCACGAGGTGCAGGGCGACGGGCTGCGCACGGACTCCGGTCTGTCCCAGGGCGTGGAGGTCGGCAGCCGCTACGACCCGATGCTCTCCAAGGTCATCGCCCACGGCCCCGACCGGGCGAGCGCGCTGCGCCGGCTGCGGGCCGCGCTGGCGGAGACGGTCACCCTCGGGGTGACCACCAACGCCGGTTTCCTGCGGCGGCTGCTGGCCCACCCGGACGTGGTCTCCGGCGAGCTGGACACCGGCCTGGTGGAGCGCGAGGCGGCCGGTCTGGTCGACGGCGGGGTGCCGGACGAGGTGTACGCGGCGGCCGCCGCGGTACGCCAGGACGCCCTGGAACCGGCGGTGGCCGAGGACGGCTGGCGCGACCCGTTCGCCGCGCCGAACGGCTTCCGCCTCGGCGGCGAGCCCTCGCCCGTCCGCCACTGGCTGCGCGTCCCCGGCCACGACCCGGTCGCCCACGACGTACGGCCGGGTGCACAAACGGCCGGGCAGGTCGCAGCGGACCGCGTACGGGTCACCGTCGACGGGGTGCTGCACACCTTCCGCCACAGCGGCGACTGGCTCGGCCGGGACGGCGACTCCTGGCAGGTGACCACGTACGACCCGGTCGCGGCGGCGCTGCGCGGAGCCGCCGGAGCACATGGCGCGGACACCCTGGCCGCCCCGATGCCGGGGACCGTCACCGTCGTCAAGGTGGCCGTCGGCGACGAGGTGGCCGCCGGCCAGGGCCTGCTGGTGGTCGAGGCGATGAAGATGGAACACGTCATCTCCGCGCCGCACGCCGGGACCGTCACCGAACTGGACGTCACCGCAGGCACCACCGTCGCCATGGACCAGATCCTGGCCGTCATCGCCCCCCACGAGACCCCCGAAGAGGCCGCCGCGTCCGCGACGGCACCCGCGGACGAGCAGGGGAGCGCCTCATGA
- a CDS encoding acyl-CoA dehydrogenase family protein, with protein MSLDHRLPAELEELRRTVEAFAHDVVAPKIGEYYEQHAFPYEIVQEMGRMGLFGLPFPEEYGGMGGDYLALGIALEELARVDSSVAITLEAGVSLGAMPVYHFGTEEQKRAWLPKLCSGEMLGAFGLTEPDGGSDAGATRTTAVRDGDDWVINGSKCFITNSGTDITGLVTVTAVTGRKDDGSPLISSVIVPSGTPGFTVGAPYSKVGWSASDTRELSFADVRVPAANLLGEEGRGYAQFLRILDEGRIAIAALATGLAQGCVDESVRYAKERRAFGRAIGSNQAIQFKLADMEMRAHTSRLAWRDAASRLVHGEPFKKEAALAKLYSSEIAVDNAREATQIHGGYGFMNEYPVARMWRDAKILEIGEGTSEVQRMLIARELGV; from the coding sequence ATGTCCCTTGACCACCGTCTGCCCGCCGAGCTGGAAGAACTCCGGCGTACGGTCGAGGCGTTCGCGCACGACGTCGTCGCCCCGAAGATCGGCGAGTACTACGAGCAGCATGCGTTCCCGTACGAGATCGTGCAGGAGATGGGCCGGATGGGCCTGTTCGGCCTGCCGTTCCCCGAAGAGTACGGCGGGATGGGCGGCGACTACCTCGCCCTCGGCATCGCCCTGGAGGAGCTGGCCCGGGTCGACTCCTCGGTGGCCATCACCCTGGAGGCCGGCGTCTCCCTGGGCGCCATGCCGGTCTACCACTTCGGCACGGAGGAGCAGAAGCGCGCGTGGCTGCCCAAGCTGTGCAGCGGTGAGATGCTCGGCGCCTTCGGCCTCACCGAACCGGACGGCGGCTCGGACGCCGGCGCGACGCGGACGACTGCCGTACGGGACGGCGACGACTGGGTGATCAACGGCAGCAAGTGCTTCATCACCAACTCCGGTACGGACATCACCGGTCTGGTCACGGTCACCGCCGTCACCGGCCGCAAAGACGACGGCTCCCCGCTGATCTCCTCGGTCATCGTGCCGTCCGGCACCCCCGGCTTCACGGTCGGCGCCCCGTACTCCAAGGTCGGCTGGAGCGCCTCGGACACCCGCGAGCTGTCGTTCGCAGACGTCCGGGTCCCGGCCGCCAACCTGCTGGGCGAGGAGGGCCGCGGCTACGCCCAGTTCCTGCGCATCCTCGACGAGGGCCGGATCGCCATCGCCGCGCTGGCCACCGGCCTGGCGCAGGGCTGTGTGGACGAGTCGGTGCGCTACGCCAAGGAACGGCGGGCCTTCGGCCGCGCGATCGGCAGCAACCAGGCCATCCAGTTCAAGCTCGCCGACATGGAGATGCGCGCGCACACCTCCCGGCTGGCCTGGCGCGACGCCGCGTCCCGGCTGGTGCACGGCGAGCCCTTCAAGAAGGAGGCCGCCCTCGCCAAGCTCTACTCCTCCGAGATCGCGGTGGACAACGCCCGCGAGGCCACCCAGATCCACGGCGGGTACGGCTTCATGAACGAGTACCCGGTCGCCCGGATGTGGCGGGACGCCAAGATCCTGGAGATCGGCGAGGGCACCAGCGAGGTCCAGCGGATGCTGATCGCCCGGGAGCTGGGGGTCTAG
- a CDS encoding hydroxymethylglutaryl-CoA lyase, translating to MTAAGLPMEVTAEGLPTRVRIHEVGARDGLQNEQTVVPTEIKAEFIRRLVDAGLPTVEATSFVHPKWVPQLADAEQLFPQLDGIDPHRLPVLVPNERGLDRALALGARRVAVFGSATESFAKANLNRTVDEALAMFAPVVARAKDAKVQVRGYLSMCFGDPWEGPVPVAQTVRVCRALLDLGCDELSLGDTIGVATPGHVQTLLASLNEAGIPTSRIGVHFHDTYGQALANTFAALQHGVTTIDASAGGLGGCPYAKSATGNLATEDLVWMLHGLGIETGVDLDRLTATSVWMAEVLGRPSPSRTLRALSHQE from the coding sequence ATGACCGCAGCCGGACTGCCGATGGAGGTCACCGCGGAGGGGCTGCCCACCCGCGTACGGATCCATGAGGTCGGCGCGCGCGACGGGCTGCAGAACGAGCAGACCGTCGTGCCCACGGAGATCAAGGCCGAGTTCATCCGCCGGCTCGTCGACGCGGGCCTGCCGACCGTCGAGGCCACCAGCTTCGTCCACCCCAAGTGGGTGCCCCAACTCGCCGACGCGGAGCAGCTGTTCCCGCAGCTGGACGGCATCGACCCGCACCGGCTGCCCGTGCTGGTGCCCAACGAACGCGGTCTGGACCGTGCGCTCGCCCTGGGCGCCCGCCGGGTCGCGGTGTTCGGCAGCGCCACCGAGTCCTTCGCCAAGGCCAACCTCAACCGCACGGTCGACGAGGCGCTGGCGATGTTCGCGCCGGTCGTCGCGCGGGCCAAGGACGCCAAGGTGCAGGTCCGCGGCTATCTCTCGATGTGCTTCGGCGACCCCTGGGAGGGCCCGGTGCCCGTCGCGCAGACCGTCCGGGTCTGCCGGGCGCTGCTCGACCTGGGCTGCGACGAGCTGAGCCTGGGCGACACCATCGGCGTGGCCACCCCCGGCCACGTACAGACCCTGCTGGCCTCCCTCAACGAGGCCGGCATCCCCACCTCCCGTATCGGCGTGCACTTCCACGACACCTACGGGCAGGCCCTTGCCAACACCTTCGCCGCGCTTCAGCACGGCGTCACCACCATCGACGCCTCGGCGGGCGGCCTCGGCGGCTGCCCGTATGCCAAGAGCGCCACCGGCAACCTCGCCACCGAAGACCTCGTGTGGATGCTGCACGGCCTCGGCATCGAGACCGGGGTCGATCTGGACCGGCTGACCGCCACCAGCGTGTGGATGGCCGAGGTCCTGGGCCGGCCGAGCCCCTCGCGTACCCTCCGTGCCCTCTCCCACCAGGAGTGA
- a CDS encoding carboxyl transferase domain-containing protein has translation MEQAPVLGSTADPASDSWRTNEAAHRELAAELRERLATARLGGGEKARARHTARGKLLPRDRVDALLDPGSPFLELAPLAAEGMYGGAAPAAGVIAGIGRVSGRETVIVANDATVKGGTYYPMTVKKHLRAQEIALENRLPCLYLVDSGGAFLPMQDEVFPDREHFGRIFYNQARMSGAGIPQIAAVLGSCTAGGAYVPAMSDEAVIVRNQGTIFLGGPPLVKAATGEVVTAEELGGGEVHAKTSGVTDHLAEDDAHALRLVRSIVGTLGEREPLPWTVRPVEEPKADPAGLYGAVPADSRTPYDVREVIARLVDGSRFAEFKAEYGTTLVTGFAHLHGHPVGIVANNGILFSESAQKGAHFIELCDQRGIPLLFLQNISGFMVGRSYEAGGIAKHGAKMVTAVACTRVPKLTVVIGGSYGAGNYSMCGRAYSPRFLWMWPNAKISVMGGEQAASVLATVKRDQLEAHGEEWSAEDEAAFKAPVREQYETQGNAYYATARLWDDGVIDPLETRQVLGLALTACANAPLPQKDSTAPGYGVFRM, from the coding sequence ATGGAGCAGGCACCGGTGCTGGGGAGTACCGCCGATCCGGCGTCCGACTCCTGGCGGACCAACGAGGCCGCGCACCGCGAGCTGGCCGCGGAGCTGCGCGAGAGGCTCGCGACGGCCCGGCTGGGCGGCGGCGAGAAGGCCAGGGCGCGGCACACCGCGCGCGGCAAGCTACTGCCCCGCGACCGCGTGGACGCCCTGCTGGACCCCGGTTCGCCGTTCCTGGAGCTGGCGCCGCTGGCCGCGGAGGGGATGTACGGCGGGGCCGCACCGGCCGCCGGCGTGATCGCCGGCATCGGCCGGGTCTCCGGCCGCGAGACGGTGATCGTCGCCAATGACGCCACGGTCAAGGGCGGCACCTACTACCCGATGACGGTCAAGAAGCATCTGCGGGCGCAGGAGATCGCCCTGGAGAACCGTCTCCCCTGTCTCTACCTCGTGGACTCCGGCGGCGCCTTCCTGCCGATGCAGGACGAGGTCTTCCCCGACCGCGAGCACTTCGGACGGATCTTCTACAACCAGGCGCGGATGTCCGGCGCCGGTATCCCGCAGATCGCCGCCGTCCTCGGCTCGTGCACGGCGGGCGGCGCCTACGTCCCCGCGATGAGCGACGAGGCCGTGATCGTCCGCAACCAGGGCACGATCTTCCTGGGCGGCCCGCCGCTGGTGAAGGCCGCCACCGGCGAGGTGGTCACCGCCGAGGAGCTGGGCGGCGGCGAGGTGCACGCCAAGACCTCCGGGGTCACCGACCATCTCGCCGAGGACGACGCCCATGCGCTGCGCCTGGTGCGCAGCATCGTCGGCACCCTCGGCGAACGCGAACCGCTCCCGTGGACCGTGCGGCCCGTCGAGGAGCCCAAGGCCGATCCGGCCGGTCTGTACGGGGCGGTGCCCGCGGACTCCCGTACGCCCTATGACGTCCGGGAGGTGATCGCCCGGCTCGTGGACGGCTCGCGCTTCGCGGAGTTCAAGGCGGAGTACGGCACGACGCTGGTCACCGGCTTCGCCCATCTCCACGGCCACCCGGTCGGCATCGTCGCCAACAACGGCATCCTGTTCTCCGAATCCGCCCAGAAGGGCGCCCACTTCATCGAGCTGTGCGACCAGCGCGGCATCCCGCTGCTGTTCCTGCAGAACATCTCCGGCTTCATGGTCGGCCGCTCGTACGAAGCCGGCGGTATCGCCAAGCACGGCGCGAAGATGGTGACGGCGGTGGCCTGCACCCGCGTGCCCAAGCTGACGGTCGTCATCGGCGGCTCCTACGGCGCGGGCAACTACTCCATGTGCGGCCGGGCCTACTCCCCCCGCTTTCTGTGGATGTGGCCGAACGCCAAGATCTCGGTGATGGGCGGCGAGCAGGCCGCCTCCGTCCTCGCCACCGTCAAGCGCGACCAGTTGGAGGCGCACGGCGAGGAGTGGAGCGCCGAGGACGAGGCCGCCTTCAAGGCACCGGTCCGCGAGCAGTACGAGACCCAGGGCAACGCCTATTACGCGACCGCGCGGCTGTGGGACGACGGGGTCATCGACCCGCTGGAGACCCGGCAGGTGCTGGGGCTGGCGCTGACCGCCTGCGCCAACGCGCCACTGCCCCAGAAGGACAGCACAGCGCCCGGCTACGGCGTCTTCCGGATGTGA
- a CDS encoding SACE_7040 family transcriptional regulator produces MSNAQASAPTSRREQILKEAARLFAERGFHGVGVDEIGAAVGISGPGLYRHFAGKDAMLAELLVGISERLLAGGRMRVAEGGGSPEAVLHALIDGHIDFALDDRPLITLHDRELDRLRETDRKRVRQLQRQYVELWVEVVRRVHPVPSESQARAAVHAVFGLLNSTPHLGRPGALPGRTEMAELLHRLALGAFGAAAGESQAGEPVAGESIAAGVPGA; encoded by the coding sequence ATGAGTAATGCGCAGGCCTCCGCCCCGACCAGCCGCCGCGAGCAGATCCTCAAGGAGGCGGCCCGGCTCTTCGCGGAGCGCGGCTTCCACGGCGTCGGAGTGGATGAGATAGGGGCGGCCGTGGGCATCTCCGGTCCCGGCCTCTACCGGCACTTCGCCGGCAAGGACGCGATGCTCGCCGAGCTGCTGGTCGGCATCAGCGAGCGGCTGCTGGCGGGCGGCCGGATGCGGGTGGCGGAGGGCGGGGGGAGTCCCGAGGCGGTGCTGCATGCGCTGATCGACGGCCACATCGACTTCGCGCTGGACGACCGGCCGCTGATCACCCTGCACGACCGCGAGCTGGACCGGCTGCGGGAGACCGACCGCAAGCGGGTCCGCCAGCTCCAGCGGCAGTACGTGGAGCTGTGGGTGGAGGTCGTCCGGCGGGTCCACCCGGTCCCCTCCGAGTCCCAGGCCCGCGCCGCGGTGCACGCCGTGTTCGGCCTGCTCAACTCCACCCCGCACCTCGGCCGTCCGGGCGCCCTCCCGGGCCGTACGGAGATGGCGGAACTGCTGCACCGGCTGGCGCTGGGCGCGTTCGGCGCGGCGGCCGGGGAGTCGCAGGCCGGGGAACCGGTGGCGGGGGAGTCGATCGCCGCGGGGGTGCCGGGGGCGTAG
- a CDS encoding universal stress protein produces the protein MAGHEIPEPADRKQVADPMADLEAAEKTRHSCDPAFRHGVVVGFDGSMSSERALAYAIGMARRLGSGLIIVHVANRLPTTVWAGCEPPVFVDVPDHRTEVLGLELACADHLSEVSWILVERGGDICHELEEVGREYEADAIVVGSTHGIVGRIFGSVAGRLARRAQRPVIVIP, from the coding sequence ATGGCCGGTCACGAAATCCCCGAACCCGCGGACCGCAAGCAGGTCGCCGATCCGATGGCGGACCTCGAAGCGGCGGAAAAGACGCGCCACTCCTGCGACCCCGCCTTCCGGCACGGCGTCGTGGTCGGCTTCGACGGCTCCATGTCGAGCGAGCGAGCGTTGGCGTATGCAATCGGTATGGCCCGGCGCCTCGGCTCCGGTTTGATCATCGTCCATGTGGCCAACCGGCTGCCGACGACCGTCTGGGCGGGCTGTGAGCCCCCGGTCTTCGTGGACGTACCGGATCACCGCACCGAAGTGCTCGGCCTGGAGCTGGCCTGCGCCGACCACCTCAGCGAGGTCTCCTGGATCCTCGTCGAGCGCGGCGGCGACATCTGCCATGAGCTGGAGGAGGTCGGCCGGGAGTACGAGGCCGACGCGATCGTGGTCGGCTCCACGCACGGCATCGTCGGCCGGATCTTCGGTTCGGTGGCCGGCCGGCTGGCCCGCCGGGCGCAGCGCCCGGTGATCGTGATTCCCTGA
- a CDS encoding beta-N-acetylhexosaminidase, producing the protein MRRRRLLFSLLLAAAAGLGTAAVPPMGGPGAAAAAATPLDQVIPAPASVRGGGEAYTLGEGTRIRVPGGSGEAKKIAGYLAGLLRPTTGYGLPVTTKDGRDGIVLRLGGSGTKGLGAEGYRLTSGGRAVTISAARPAGLFHGVQTLRQLLPPDAERQRDRSGRWRIAGGTIADSPRYAYRGAMLDVSRHFFTVAQVKRYIDQLAMYKINKLHLHLSDDQGWRIALKSWPRLATYGGSTQVGGGPGGYYTQDDYREIIRYAAARYLTVVPEIDMPGHTNAALASYAPLNCNGQAPPLYTGTQVGFSSLCVPKKETYEFVDDVLRELAALTPGRALHIGGDEAHSTSHEDYVTFMDKVQPLVAKYGKSVIGWHQLTGAHPAKGAVAQYWGYDKTGTAERNQVVDAARNGTRLVLSPADRAYLDMKYDKNTPLGLSWAGYVGVERSYDWDPGSYLDGAPAGSVLGVEAPLWSETLSTSAHIEYMAFPRLPGIAELGWSPASTHDWDDYKVRLAAQGPRWDALGINYYRSPEVPWPAK; encoded by the coding sequence ATGAGACGACGCAGACTGCTGTTCTCGCTGCTGCTGGCCGCGGCGGCGGGGCTGGGGACCGCCGCCGTACCGCCCATGGGCGGGCCCGGCGCCGCCGCCGCGGCCGCCACCCCACTGGACCAGGTGATCCCCGCGCCCGCTTCCGTACGCGGCGGCGGGGAGGCGTACACCCTCGGCGAGGGCACCCGGATCCGTGTGCCGGGCGGCTCCGGCGAGGCCAAGAAGATCGCCGGGTATCTGGCGGGCCTGCTGCGGCCGACCACCGGCTACGGCCTTCCGGTGACCACCAAGGACGGCCGGGACGGCATCGTCCTCCGGCTCGGCGGCAGCGGTACCAAGGGCCTGGGCGCCGAGGGCTACCGGCTGACCTCCGGCGGCCGCGCGGTCACGATCAGCGCCGCCCGCCCGGCCGGCCTCTTCCACGGCGTCCAGACCCTGCGCCAGCTGCTGCCCCCCGACGCGGAGCGGCAGCGCGACCGTTCCGGGCGGTGGCGGATCGCCGGGGGCACCATCGCCGACTCCCCGCGCTACGCCTACCGCGGCGCGATGCTCGACGTCTCCCGGCACTTCTTCACCGTCGCGCAGGTCAAGCGGTACATCGACCAGCTCGCCATGTACAAGATCAACAAGCTGCATCTGCACCTCTCCGACGACCAGGGCTGGCGGATCGCCCTCAAGTCCTGGCCGCGGCTGGCGACCTACGGCGGCTCCACCCAGGTCGGCGGCGGGCCCGGCGGCTACTACACCCAGGACGACTACCGCGAGATCATCCGCTATGCCGCCGCCCGCTATCTGACCGTCGTCCCCGAGATCGACATGCCGGGCCACACCAACGCCGCACTGGCCTCCTACGCCCCGCTCAACTGCAACGGCCAGGCACCGCCGCTCTACACCGGCACCCAGGTCGGCTTCAGCTCGCTGTGCGTCCCCAAGAAGGAGACGTACGAGTTCGTGGACGACGTCCTGCGCGAGCTGGCGGCCCTGACGCCGGGCCGCGCGCTGCACATCGGCGGTGACGAGGCGCACTCCACCAGCCATGAGGACTACGTGACCTTCATGGACAAGGTGCAGCCCTTGGTCGCCAAGTACGGCAAGAGCGTGATCGGCTGGCACCAGCTGACCGGGGCGCACCCGGCGAAGGGCGCCGTCGCGCAGTACTGGGGCTACGACAAGACCGGCACGGCGGAGCGCAACCAGGTCGTCGACGCCGCCAGGAACGGCACCCGGCTGGTCCTCTCGCCCGCCGACCGCGCCTACCTCGACATGAAGTACGACAAGAACACGCCGCTGGGCCTGTCCTGGGCCGGCTATGTCGGCGTCGAGCGGTCCTACGACTGGGACCCGGGCAGTTACCTCGACGGTGCGCCCGCGGGCTCCGTGCTCGGCGTCGAGGCGCCCCTGTGGTCGGAGACCCTCTCCACCTCCGCGCACATCGAGTACATGGCCTTCCCGCGGCTGCCGGGCATCGCGGAGCTGGGCTGGTCCCCGGCGTCCACGCACGACTGGGACGACTACAAGGTGCGGCTGGCGGCCCAGGGGCCGCGGTGGGACGCGCTGGGCATCAACTACTACCGCTCGCCGGAAGTGCCCTGGCCGGCGAAGTGA